The following DNA comes from Calorimonas adulescens.
GTCTTTCAGGTATGCAGACAGCCCTCCATCGACCGCATACCGCCCCTCATCTGATTCAAACCAGGGCAGCGGATAATGAACATGAATATTGGGGAATCCACCTTCAGTATGGTTCATGCAATAGGTATGGAAGCCGAGCTTTTTCGCACCAAACGACTTGCCTGCCTCCCAAATCCTCTGATAGACCTCGTCAAAATCTTCAATAGGGCCATGAACTTCATATGCCAGATTTCCGGACATGCCAAGCCTCAGCACCCGCATATCCTTGTTGCCGATTTTTGTCATGCGGTGGGTAGCAAATTTAATATCGTGTAGATCGCATTCGCAGGCCTTCTCCAGAATTTCCAGTGATTTTTCCCCTGCGATCTGGATAAAGTATTCTCTTCCGGTGATGTCTTCGCCTTCTACGTCCATACCGCTTGTTTTAACGAGATAATCAATGGGAGGATTCAACCAGTAGGTGCGGAAGGTATTCTCTGCAATTTTGATCACTACGCCGTCTGTCATGATTTGCCCTTTTTCATTGCAAATGACGGCATGCCGGATTCCCTTGTTACTCAGATTGGTGAAATCGTTAACACAGATGGAGTTTAAGAATTTCACCGCATCCGGACCTTTTACATCGTAAACAGGGGACATCATCAGGCTGAGCCCGATCCAGGCGCTTGTTTTTGAAGCCAGAATCTCATCTTTGTATCCCGTGTATTCATAGGGAAGAAGAACCCCCGGTCCCAAGGGAAATAAAAGAGTAGCACCCTCGTACGCCGGGCTGTTTGGTGAATACATAGTACCATCTCCTTTTTCACATAAAATAAGCTCTCTAAAAAACAACTTCCCGATTTCTTCTATAGAGTTAATAAAGTTTGCAGATTATCCCTTGATAACCTGATTATGTCCGGCACTGCCACCCGGTTATAGCAACCCGGCCATCCGGTTCACGCTATACTTCCGCCCATCTGCGTCGGCAATCGTTTACACTTTGTTCCCCGCCGAAAAAACCCGGGCGGATCCGACCACCCCCCTCCTTTCCTTCCGGTCAGGCCGCATCCAGTTTGTCCTCCGGTCTTCTGTC
Coding sequences within:
- a CDS encoding aminomethyltransferase family protein, with translation MYSPNSPAYEGATLLFPLGPGVLLPYEYTGYKDEILASKTSAWIGLSLMMSPVYDVKGPDAVKFLNSICVNDFTNLSNKGIRHAVICNEKGQIMTDGVVIKIAENTFRTYWLNPPIDYLVKTSGMDVEGEDITGREYFIQIAGEKSLEILEKACECDLHDIKFATHRMTKIGNKDMRVLRLGMSGNLAYEVHGPIEDFDEVYQRIWEAGKSFGAKKLGFHTYCMNHTEGGFPNIHVHYPLPWFESDEGRYAVDGGLSAYLKDRPEAIYNINRRLLGSVGNDLDVRFVTPYDVGWGFLIKFNHEFPGRKALEKIAQNPPRTVVTLEWNAADIAAVYATQFQGKEVEPCERIDAEPLDMFYQENVIGWPEYGYIYRADKVVADGKQVGISTGRICSYYYNRMISLGFIDPKYAQVGKELTLIWGTPGTPQKEIRVKVARFPYIDLIRNEDRNVETIPRYKK